The proteins below come from a single Leptospirillum ferriphilum genomic window:
- a CDS encoding DUF202 domain-containing protein, which translates to MKRMTRHWAYRNYRPETLSDSLALDQFLLAIERNFLLHIATGLNMTVVGLAMFRFFSRHPNDLYAGIGLASFGVALLIAGKGLYDYLRMRSVFGAMEEDLERKVRTG; encoded by the coding sequence ATGAAACGGATGACCCGTCACTGGGCCTACCGGAACTATCGACCCGAGACCCTCTCCGATTCTCTTGCCCTGGATCAGTTTCTTCTGGCGATCGAGAGAAATTTCCTGCTCCACATCGCGACCGGGCTCAATATGACCGTGGTGGGTCTAGCGATGTTCCGGTTCTTTAGCAGGCATCCCAACGACCTGTATGCGGGGATCGGCCTGGCATCCTTCGGGGTCGCTCTTCTCATCGCCGGAAAGGGACTTTATGATTATTTGCGGATGCGTTCCGTTTTTGGGGCAATGGAGGAAGACCTTGAGCGGAAGGTCCGGACCGGGTAG